Within Aneurinibacillus sp. REN35, the genomic segment CCATAATCGTTACAACAGGTGGACGTTCTTGCAACGTATCCGGATCATCCACTTCTTCGATATTCTCGAAGTCGCTGTAATCAAGCTCGATTTTTTCTTCTACTTCAATCTCATAATCAGTTGCAATCAGATGAATCGTATCCAGTTCAAGCTCCTGATTGATCGTCGCCATAACGCCAAGCCCAAACAGCTTCTTAATAATTTCAGACGGCTGTTTTTTCATTTTTTTACCGAGCTCAGCTACCGTCAGCGGACCAGATATTGTAATCTTATCCACTTTAACTTCAGGCTTTGGCGGCTGCTGTGGACGGTTTCCACCTGGACGTTTAATGCCCTTGTTTTGCTCAGAGGACTTTTTATTGTCATCAAAACGTTTAGAGCGTCCAGTATTAGGCTTTTGTGCCGATCTTCCACGATTTTGGCGATCATCACGAGACGGCTTGCCACCTTGGCTGCTCTGGCCTTGCGGTCTTCCGCCTTGACCCTGTCCCTGTGGTCTGCCACCCTGGCCTTGCGGTCTTCCGCCTTGACCTTGCCCCTGCGGTCTGCCACCCTGGCCTTGTGGTCTTCCGCCTTGACCTTGCCCCTGCGGTCTGCCACCCTGGCCTTGTGGTCTTCCGCCTTGACCCTGTCCCTGCGGTCTGCCACCCTGGCCTTGTGGTCTTCCGCCTTGACCTTGTCCCTGCGGTCTGCCACCTTGACTGCTGTTTCTGTTTCCCTGACCTGCATTATTTCGATTTTCGTTTCTAGTGTTTTGCTTATTTTGTTCTTGGTTTTTTTCCATCGTCCCACTCTTTTCCGTATCGCTCTTTTGTTGTTCCTGACCATTTGCGCGTTGTTTTACCTGCTTCAAATGCTGTTCTACCTTTTGAATCATGCTGTCTTCTAGTGTACTCATGTGGTTATTTACCGATAAATTGAGTTTATGCAATAGGTTGATCATCTGCTTACTGCTGATGCCCTGCTCTTTGGCATATTCATATACTCTCAATTTACTCATTAATCCACCCCCGACAGTTATTGGTTCATCAGCTGCATCAATCGTGCTGCGAAGCCTGCATCTGTCACGCCAATGACAACACGTTGCTCCTTTCCAAGCGCGGCGCCAAGCGTTTGACGAGTGCCATAGGTTACGCAGGGAGTTTTGTAGCTGCCGCACTTATCTGTTACTTTTTTGCGGGTATTCGGGGATGCATCGTCCGACAATATAACCAGATGAACCTGATTTTGCCGTACGGCTTTGATGACAAGTTCTTCTCCCGTAATGAGCTTGCGGGCCCTCTGCGCTAGGCCGAGCAACTGCTCCACTTTATTCATTTGCGTACACTCCTCGCAAATGACTGTTCCAACTCTTCATACATTGCATCCGTGATTTCTGCTTTTAGAGCACGGTTTAGAAGTTTCTTCTTCTTTACAATGTCAAAAGCTTCGCGTGAACGTGACACATATGCGCCTCGTCCCGCTGCTTTGCCAGTTGGGTCGATCTTTACTTCCCCTTCCGGCGTACGCACGATGCGCAGCATATCGCGCTTGTCAAACATCTCCTGCGTTGCGATGCATTTGCGTTGCGGAGTTTTTCTCGCTTTCACGAAGACCTACTCCCTTTCCTCCGCAGCATCCGCTAAAACGGATCCTTCCGCTTCATCCTGCATTCCTTCACCTTTTGCTGCACCAGCTGGAATGATAGAAATGGGTTCGCTGTATTCAAAGCCTTCTTCTGCTGCTTGTGTTTCACTTTTAATGTCAATC encodes:
- a CDS encoding YlxQ family RNA-binding protein gives rise to the protein MNKVEQLLGLAQRARKLITGEELVIKAVRQNQVHLVILSDDASPNTRKKVTDKCGSYKTPCVTYGTRQTLGAALGKEQRVVIGVTDAGFAARLMQLMNQ
- the rnpM gene encoding RNase P modulator RnpM, whose protein sequence is MKARKTPQRKCIATQEMFDKRDMLRIVRTPEGEVKIDPTGKAAGRGAYVSRSREAFDIVKKKKLLNRALKAEITDAMYEELEQSFARSVRK